Proteins co-encoded in one Callospermophilus lateralis isolate mCalLat2 chromosome 2, mCalLat2.hap1, whole genome shotgun sequence genomic window:
- the Tmem258 gene encoding LOW QUALITY PROTEIN: dolichyl-diphosphooligosaccharide--protein glycosyltransferase subunit TMEM258 (The sequence of the model RefSeq protein was modified relative to this genomic sequence to represent the inferred CDS: deleted 1 base in 1 codon): protein MPRARGHRLFRPSRAPAPADVFFRWRAADYRVRGKMELEAMSRYTSPVNPAVFPHLTVVLLAIGMFFTAWFFVYEVTSTKYTRDIYKELLISLVASLFMGYGVLFLLLWVGIYV, encoded by the exons ATGCCACGTGCGCGGGGACACCGCCTCTTCCGGCCGAGCCGGGCGCCTGCGCCTGCCGACGTGTTCTTCCGGTGG AGAGCGGCGGATTACCGTGTGCGGGGCAAAATG GAGCTCGAGGCCATGAGCAGATACACCAGCCCAGTAAATCCAGCTGTCTTCCCCCATCTGACTGTGGTGCTTCTGGCTATTGGCATGTTCTTCACCGCCTGGTTCTTCGT TTACGAGGTTACCTCCACCAAGTACACACGGGATATCTACAAAGAGCTCCTCATCTCCTTGGTGGCCTCACTCTTTATGGGCTATGgagtcctcttcctccttctctgggTCGGCATCTACGTGTGA